From Daucus carota subsp. sativus chromosome 6, DH1 v3.0, whole genome shotgun sequence:
ACCTTCCAGAGAAAAACATATAGAAATATTTATCTATCACCAGAGTAGAGTCCACAGGCTGGTGTCATTTCCAATTGAAatgtcaaatttttataaacaaacaCTTGGTTCTTAATTAACTTAATGCAGATAGTGACTATGGTTGAAAACTGTGGAAAAACAACTTAAGAAACCATATCATGCTTAGGCATGTCAATTTTTATGGTATACTTGCAGAACACTTAAAACCCTTGTTTATGTTTTCTCCAAGTACTAGGAAGAACATAGGGAATTCAATTAAAATAGGAAACAGAAGTTTCTTAGCATGAGCCCAGTGAATACCATTCTAATGTGAGGGATCAGACATGAGCTGGTCCAAcatttccttcttttttttacCATTATCCAGATTATAAAAATTCGGGATGAATGACTGATTAATTACGAAGGAATTAAATTAATACATGTGTTGACTTTACAAGGATGCCAGAAATCTTAAGGTATTAGGAGAAAGAAGTTTTTACTTATAGATCATACTTACCTGTTAATATGTTGTCTCCTTAAAATCCCATTGCTGGATTAAAGATTGGATCTCTGTGATGGTTATGGGGGCtcacaatattaatttttaagaatATTGAGGTTACCTGAATTAAACATGAGATTGTCGGGTAAAAATGTTCTGTAATTTGTATAAGTTATCAACTTCCGTGAACCTTAAGCTGTTAGGAGAAAGACTTAATATGTATATCAAGTTTAGCTTaatactttatacatatattccgaagaacagaattcTGCCACAATTTTACAAGCTTAATACTAAGATCCCTAGCAAGGCCTGATAGACATTGTTAGCACCCAcacaaaagtttaaaatttgagCTATTCTATCTTTAGCATGGGATTGCATAATGCCCCTTTGTCTGCTCATGTGTTTATGTTTTTcgcttttctttttataaaaatacttataTTTGTTAGCGCTTCTACTGGTTCTTTGAATATAAGCTGCTTAGAGAGTGAGAGAAAAGCGCTTGTTACGTTCAAGCAAAGTCTTGTTGATGAATCTGGTCTCCTATCTTCTTGGATCGGAGAGGATTGTTGTGCATGGCATGGAGTTCAATGCAACAGAAGAACTAGGCATGTCTTTAAACTTGATCTTCACAATCCAGTTGATTTTAATGATGATGATTGGGAAGCCTATGAAGTTTCTAGCTTAAGAGGTAAGATAAGTAACTCTTTACATGTTTTAAAGAATCTCGCGTACCTAGACTTGAGCATGAATGACTTTTTAGGAGCTCAGATTCCTGAATTCTTAGTCTCTTTTAAGAATTTGAGATATCTCAACCTCTCTTATTCTTATTTGGGGGGTCAAATTCCCCTTGATCTTGGAAGAATATCGAGTTTGCAATACCTTGATCTTCACAATAATGACTTCAATGGCTCATTTCCAGTTGAATTCGGAAATCTAGCTCAACTTAGGCACCTTGATCTTAGCTTTAATAAGTTAGAAGGTTCAATTCCAGCTCAAACATTTTCCAATCTGACTCAGATGGAAACTTTAGACCTGAGTGTGAACAACTTTAGTGGTTCAATTCCTCTCGAAATCTTCAGTAATCTGACTCAAATAGTTAAGCTTCAACTCagtaataataaatttactGGGAACCTGCCAGCAACAGTTAAAGGAATAACTTTCTTAAAGGAGCTATATATTGGCAATAATCAGTTAAGTGGAATCCTCCCTGTATGGTTAGGAGAACTTTCAGAATTACAAAGTCTGGatttatcttttaattttatagcGGGAACCATATCGCAAGATCACATGAGAAATCTCACCAGATTGAAACACTTGCAGTTGTCATCAAATCTTGACATTGTAGTGAATATTAGTTTCTCATGGACTCCTCCTTTTCAACTCACTTCTCTTAGTCTGTCATCCTGCAAAGTCGGACCTCTATTTCCCCAGTGGCTTCGAAACCAAATAGAAATAGAAGATCTTCTCATTTCCAATGGAAGTATCGAAGATACTATTCCTGACTGGTTTGAAGAAGTGTACTCGACGGTCAAGTTCTTGGATCTGTCTCACAATCAGATCAAGGGCAAGTGGTTTGAGAAGACGCTGGAATCTCGCGTAGTTAATTTGGATTTATCTCATAACCAGCTCTCAGGTAGTGTGATGTCAATCCCTTACGAACTGGAGCAGTTAGATTTGTCCAACAACTTGCTTTCAGGACTGATGGTTGCTAATGATAGTAAGCTTGGAAACTGGAGTTTGATAAGTCTTATTCTCAAAAATAACCAATTGATTGGTAAATTTCCAGACACTTTATGTAATATGAAGACCATAGAGTATATTTATCTCCAGAATAATTTGTTTTCAAGTGGACTACCAACTTGCTTGGGAAGTTTAGAGTATTTGCAAGTCTTAGACTTGACAAATAACGCTTTCTCTGGGCATATTCCACGGTCTTTAGGATATCTGCCGCATCTGCAATCACTACACTTGCACAACAACAAGTTCCGCGGAAAACTCCCAGCAACATTTCAGCATTTGACAAGACTTGTTACCCTGGATTTGGCAGAAAATGAAATATCTGGTATTCTTCCCTCGTGGATTGGAGAAGGTCTCTCAAGTTTGAAGTTCATGACTCTTCAGTCAAATAATTTTCATGGTGAGATTCCTCTAGAATTGTGTTATCTTTCTAAGCTTCAGATGCTAAATTTGGCTCAAAATAATATAAGTggatcaattccttcttgttttgGCAATCTCACTGCGATGACTGTGGATCACAGTGGTGAACGGTTTGTTGCATTCTATTCAAATGCTTCATTTGGATACGGAGAACGATTATTAGACTATATGAAAGGACCAGAGTTGGAGTTCTTAACATCTTCACTCACATTTTTGGTATCAATTGATCTATCAAACAATAACATTAGTGGTGAGATTCCTAAAGAGGTGATTAGTCTGTCTGGATTGCTGAACTTTAATGTTTCCGGGAATCATATACGTGGAAAGATCCCTGATAACATTGGAATTCTGAGAGAACTGATGTTTCTTG
This genomic window contains:
- the LOC108226010 gene encoding receptor-like protein EIX1 produces the protein MGLHNAPLSAHVFMFFAFLFIKILIFVSASTGSLNISCLESERKALVTFKQSLVDESGLLSSWIGEDCCAWHGVQCNRRTRHVFKLDLHNPVDFNDDDWEAYEVSSLRGKISNSLHVLKNLAYLDLSMNDFLGAQIPEFLVSFKNLRYLNLSYSYLGGQIPLDLGRISSLQYLDLHNNDFNGSFPVEFGNLAQLRHLDLSFNKLEGSIPAQTFSNLTQMETLDLSVNNFSGSIPLEIFSNLTQIVKLQLSNNKFTGNLPATVKGITFLKELYIGNNQLSGILPVWLGELSELQSLDLSFNFIAGTISQDHMRNLTRLKHLQLSSNLDIVVNISFSWTPPFQLTSLSLSSCKVGPLFPQWLRNQIEIEDLLISNGSIEDTIPDWFEEVYSTVKFLDLSHNQIKGKWFEKTLESRVVNLDLSHNQLSGSVMSIPYELEQLDLSNNLLSGLMVANDSKLGNWSLISLILKNNQLIGKFPDTLCNMKTIEYIYLQNNLFSSGLPTCLGSLEYLQVLDLTNNAFSGHIPRSLGYLPHLQSLHLHNNKFRGKLPATFQHLTRLVTLDLAENEISGILPSWIGEGLSSLKFMTLQSNNFHGEIPLELCYLSKLQMLNLAQNNISGSIPSCFGNLTAMTVDHSGERFVAFYSNASFGYGERLLDYMKGPELEFLTSSLTFLVSIDLSNNNISGEIPKEVISLSGLLNFNVSGNHIRGKIPDNIGILRELMFLDLSRNQLSGHIPQSLSNLSFLTRLNLSFNDFTGRIPTGNQLQTLDDSSIYTGNPQLCGIPSLNRCSDSNGTPDPGQENKEEDDDNHLWFYGALGPGFFVGFLGFCGPLHFIKSWRYAYYRFLNKVGNRLALAIAMKAAWFRQKFHKL